The Nitrospira sp. genome has a segment encoding these proteins:
- a CDS encoding HAD family phosphatase, with amino-acid sequence MLRALIFDFDGVVADSEPVHLAVFQKVLGEEGLFLSGEEYYADYLGYDDKGCFRAFLTAHGRTPTNAQIDDLVARKARVFLEHIKTSHVIFPGVRELVREAVSRHRLAIASGALRHEIEYMLEGAGIRKEFEHITSAEDVRRGKPDPEPFLHALAGLNRTTRHRQSPLTPDECLVIEDSIPGIRAARAAGMKVLAVANTHAIQDLHEADARTHSLVDVQLRELEPRLWPLDTGTSDRQ; translated from the coding sequence ATGCTCCGCGCACTTATCTTCGATTTTGACGGTGTGGTTGCGGATAGCGAACCCGTCCACCTGGCCGTCTTCCAGAAGGTCCTGGGCGAGGAGGGTCTTTTCCTCAGCGGTGAAGAATACTACGCCGACTACCTCGGCTATGACGACAAGGGCTGCTTCCGGGCGTTTCTGACCGCGCACGGACGGACACCGACCAACGCGCAGATTGACGACCTAGTCGCCCGCAAGGCGCGCGTGTTTCTCGAGCACATCAAAACGAGCCACGTCATTTTCCCCGGCGTGCGCGAACTAGTCCGCGAGGCCGTCTCCCGTCACCGCCTAGCCATTGCCTCCGGGGCACTGCGGCACGAGATCGAATACATGCTCGAAGGCGCCGGCATCCGTAAGGAGTTTGAACACATCACCAGCGCTGAGGACGTCCGCCGAGGTAAGCCCGATCCCGAGCCCTTCCTGCATGCCCTGGCGGGATTAAATCGCACCACACGGCACAGACAATCACCGCTGACACCGGACGAGTGCCTCGTCATCGAGGATTCCATCCCCGGCATCCGCGCCGCGCGCGCCGCCGGCATGAAAGTCCTGGCCGTGGCCAACACGCACGCGATCCAGGATTTGCACGAGGCTGATGCGCGCACGCATTCGCTCGTCGACGTGCAGTTGCGCGAGCTGGAACCCCGCCTGTGGCCGTTGGACACCGGCACGAGTGACCGACAATGA